A section of the Hevea brasiliensis isolate MT/VB/25A 57/8 chromosome 17, ASM3005281v1, whole genome shotgun sequence genome encodes:
- the LOC110647642 gene encoding uncharacterized protein LOC110647642, with translation MSKATVVRKQVLEKNILEKNNIFIKEKEKPSSQGFFSKHLKRVYPIGLHRSNSSLSLSSVSLSLSQNSNDSSITDYSTPLEQKISLALRLITPPERREVPAVSKNVHQQQQQQQQSNQESNGGELKRCNWITKNSDKVYVTFHDESWGVPVYDDNQLFELLAMSGMLMDYNWTEIVKRKELFREAFAGFDPNIVAKMEEKEITEIASNKAIMLAESRVRCIIDNAKCIVKISMEFGSFSSYMWGYMNYKPVINRYKYPRNVPLRSPKAEAISRDLLKRGFRFVGPVIVYSFMQAAGLTIDHLVDCFRYGECVSLAERPWRHI, from the exons ATGTCTAAAGCAACTGTAGTAAGAAAACAAGTTCTTGAGAAGAACATTCTGGAGAAGAACAACATTTTCATCAAAGAAAAAGAGAAGCCAAGTAGCCAAGGCTTTTTCTCTAAACACCTCAAGAGAGTTTACCCAATTGGCCTGCATAGGAGCAATTCTTCATTATCCCTTTCATCAGTATCTTTATCTTTGTCACAGAACTCAAATGACTCTTCTATTACAGATTATTCCACTCCACTTGAACAGAAGATATCGTTAGCTCTTCGCCTAATCACACCACCGGAAAGAAGAGAAGTCCCTGCTGTCTCTAAGAATGTCCAtcaacagcagcagcagcagcagcaaagTAATCAGGAGTCTAATGGTGGAGAGTTGAAGAGGTGCAACTGGATTACAAAGAATAGTG ATAAAGTCTATGTCACCTTTCATGATGAAAGCTGGGGAGTTCCAGTCTACGACGATAA CCAATTGTTCGAGCTGCTTGCCATGTCTGGGATGTTGATGGACTACAATTGGACTGAAATTGTAAAAAGAAAAGAACTATTCAg AGAAGCTTTTGCTGGATTCGATCCTAATATTGTTGCCAAAATGGAAGAGAAAGAAATCACAGAGATAGCTTCCAACAAGGCGATCATGTTGGCTGAAAGCAGAGTAAGGTGCATAATAGACAATGCCAAATGCATAGTGAAG ATTTCGATGGAATTTGGATCATTTAGCAGCTACATGTGGGGGTATATGAATTACAAACCAGTGATCAACAGATACAAATATCCAAGAAATGTTCCACTAAGGTCTCCAAAAGCAGAGGCTATCAGCAGGGATCTTCTGAAAAGAGGGTTCCGGTTCGTCGGTCCGGTGATAGTGTACTCATTCATGCAAGCAGCAGGATTGACAATTGATCATCTTGTGGATTGTTTTAGGTATGGTGAATGTGTAAGCCTTGCAGAAAGACCATGGAGGCACATCTAA
- the LOC110647645 gene encoding E3 ubiquitin-protein ligase CIP8-like: MALHIEDYEINCDVIPLHHIVEPQNASFSSNMFSITVNATFMPHFDSAMVEEEDDYDESNLILLCAESEWDTTQRTFLVERDRFLQPETSRSTVRQILLDMNVPIQEFLIEQIVDDVRQFGSDHDENNVSPHKVLHLEVNIEVPPIIFEVASDDDPADSSLLVPATKSSIEALEIVKVDGPRNQQCTICLEEILIGSEAVRMPCSHLYHHRCICTWLERSRVCPLCRFEIA; the protein is encoded by the coding sequence ATGGCGCTCCATATAGAAGATTACGAAATAAATTGCGATGTCATTCCCCTTCACCACATTGTTGAACCACAGAATGCTTCCTTCTCAAGTAATATGTTCTCCATCACGGTCAACGCCACCTTCATGCCTCATTTTGATTCagcaatggtggaagaagaagatgattatGATGAATCAAATTTAATTCTTCTTTGCGCCGAATCGGAATGGGACACTACGCAACGCACATTCCTAGTTGAACGTGACCGTTTCTTGCAACCAGAAACATCCAGGTCTACTGTTCGTCAAATTCTTCTTGATATGAATGTTCCTATTCAGGAATTCTTGATAGAACAGATTGTCGATGACGTTCGTCAATTTGGAAGTGACCATGATGAAAACAATGTGAGTCCACATAAGGTTCTGCATCTGGAAGTTAACATCGAAGTTCCACCAATAATCTTTGAGGTTGCGAGTGATGATGATCCCGCAGATTCAAGCCTGCTAGTGCCTGCAACTAAATCATCCATTGAAGCTTTGGAGATTGTGAAAGTTGACGGACCTAGGAATCAACAGTGCACGATTTGTTTAGAGGAGATTTTGATTGGTTCAGAAGCAGTTCGCATGCCATGTTCACATCTTTATCATCATCGTTGCATCTGTACTTGGCTAGAAAGGAGTAGAGTTTGTCCATTGTGTAGGTTTGAGATTGCTTAA
- the LOC110647650 gene encoding GDSL esterase/lipase At2g03980 has translation MGKALMLCFVLFIYSRQLFYVSAENSWLVPALYIFGDSTVDPGNNNNLPTRAKANFLPYGIDFNNTPTGRFTNGMTIADCIAMFLGLPFPPAYMNLSETKRSKITTGLNYGSSSCGILPETGSSEGSCLTLDKQIDLFKSTANNDMLRENLEMHLAKSIFFISIGPNDYTLNYFKNSSDISKLFLPDEFAKFLINELAKRLQKLYELGARKFLLNGIGPLGCTPGMTNSIQHKGECVEFINKVVNLYNVELSTKLLELQSHLPGSLFIHSDNFKHFQELKENPETYGITNMNSTCWIPNQSLCLARDKYLFFDAFHTSQGANMIYARRCFNETSICNPLNIMQLVSA, from the exons ATGGGAAAAGCTCTGATGTTGTGCTTTGTTCTTTTTATATATTCTCGTCAGCTTTTTTACGTTAGTGCTGAAAATTCCTGGCTTGTACCAGCCTTATACATCTTTGGCGATTCCACTGTAGACCCCGGAAACAATAATAATCTCCCAACAAGGGCTAAAGCTAATTTTCTGCCTTATGGTATTGATTTTAATAATACACCAACTGGTCGTTTCACCAATGGCATGACAATTGCTGATTGTATTG CTATGTTTCTTGGTTTACCTTTTCCCCCAGCTTATATGAATCTTTCAGAGACCAAGAGGAGTAAGATAACAACTGGGTTGAATTATGGTTCTTCTTCTTGTGGTATTCTGCCAGAAACTGGATCTTCCGAG GGATCCTGCTTGACATTAGACAAGCAAATAGATCTTTTCAAAAGTACAGCAAACAATGATATGCTTAGGGAGAACCTTGAAATGCATCTAGCCAAGTCGATCTTTTTCATCTCCATTGGTCCTAATGACTACACCCTGaattattttaagaattcaaGCGATATAAGCAAGCTTTTCTTACCAGATGAATTTGCCAAATTCCTTATAAATGAGCTTGCCAAGCGCTTGCAG AAACTGTATGAGTTAGGCGCCAGAAAATTTTTGTTGAATGGCATTGGACCCTTAGGATGTACCCCAGGAATgaccaactcaattcaacataagGGAGAATGTGTTGAATTCATCAACAAGGTTGTGAACCTTTACAATGTCGAACTATCCACAAAGCTGCTAGAGTTGCAATCCCATCTTCCTGGTTCTTTGTTCATCCACTCGGATAACTTTAAGCATTTCCAAGAATTGAAAGAAAACCCTGAAACATACG ggATAACAAATATGAATAGTACTTGCTGGATTCCAAACCAAAGTCTGTGCTTGGCGAGGGACAAGTATCTCTTCTTTGATGCATTCCATACAAGTCAGGGTGCCAATATGATTTATGCAAGGCGTTGCTTCAATGAGACGTCAATATGCAATCCTTTGAATATTATGCAGCTTGTATCAGCCTAA
- the LOC110647648 gene encoding putative pentatricopeptide repeat-containing protein At1g13630 isoform X3 produces the protein MLACAYSRFEMVHDALFVLVKMKDLNLGASIQTYNSLLYNLRHTNIMWDVYNEIKLSGTPQSKYTSSIVVDGLCRQSRFQDAVLFLRHIEGKEFGPSVVSFNTIMSRSSKLGFVDVAKSFFCMMLKRGLLPDAYSYNILIHGLCVDGSMEEALEFTNDMEKHGVQPDIVTYNILAKGFCLLGFMSGAWKIVQNMLIKGLNPDLVTYTILIFGHCEVGNIEEALKLRKEMISRGFQLNIISYTVLLSCLCKSGRVDEALKLFCEMRANGLQPDLISYSILIHGLCKQGEVQQAIQLYGEMCLSGIFPNSLAHRAILMGLCEKGMMSKARLYFDSLVKSNLTLDVILYNIMIDRYAKLSNIRDAVKLYKQMGEKGISPTIVTFNSLIYGFCKNRKVDEARKLLDTIKLYGLEPTAVTYTTLMNAYCEKGNMQNLLELRSQMEAKAIEPTHVTYTVVIKGLCKRWRLQESCQLLEEMHAKGLTPDQITYNTIIQAFCKAKDMIKAFQLFDEMLMHNLEPTSATCNILINGLCVYGDLKDADSLLVSLQDQKINLNKFAYTTMIKAHCAKGDPNRAAIYFCQMVEKGFEVSIRDYSAVISRLCKRCLMTEAKYFFCLMLSYGVSPDEEICEVMLNAFHRGGHLSSVFELLAEMIKFGLVRD, from the coding sequence ATGTTGGCCTGTGCTTATTCAAGATTTGAGATGGTTCATGATGCactctttgttcttgtgaagatGAAAGACTTGAATTTGGGAGCTTCAATACAAACTTACAACAGTCTGTTGTACAATCTCAGACACACTAATATCATGTGGGATGTATATAATGAAATCAAACTTAGTGGAACACCTCAGAGTAAGTACACTAGTTCCATTGTTGTAGATGGCCTATGCAGGCAGTCTAGGTTTCAAGATGCAGTTTTGTTCTTGCGGCATATTGAAGGGAAGGAGTTTGGGCCTTCTGTTGTTTCATTCAATACTATCATGTCGAGATCTAGTAAATTGGGTTTTGTAGATGTTGCAAAGTCATTTTTCTGTATGATGCTCAAGCGTGGACTTCTTCCCGATGCATACAGTTATAATATTCTTATTCATGGATTATGTGTAGATGGGTCCATGGAAGAAGCATTGGAGTTCACAAATGATATGGAGAAGCATGGGGTACAGCCTGATATAGTAACTTACAACATTCTTGCCAAAGGGTTTTGTCTCCTTGGTTTTATGAGTGGGGCCTGGAAGATTGTTCAAAATATGTTAATTAAGGGGTTGAATCCAGATCTTGTTACATATACTATACTGATATTTGGGCATTGTGAGGTAGGCAATATTGAGGAAGCATTAAAGTTGCGTAAAGAGATGATTTCACGTGGTTTTCAGTTAAATATCATCTCATACACAGTGTTGCTTAGCTGCTTGTGTAAAAGTGGGCGGGTTGATGAAGCATTGAAATTATTTTGTGAAATGAGAGCTAATGGCTTGCAACCAGATCTTATATCCTATTCAATCCTCATTCATGGCCTGTGCAAGCAAGGAGAAGTTCAACAGGCCATCCAGCTATATGGTGAAATGTGCTTGAGCGGAATCTTTCCAAATTCTCTTGCACACAGAGCTATTCTGATGGGTCTTTGTGAGAAAGGGATGATGTCAAAGGCTAGACTGTATTTTGATTCTCTGGTAAAGAGCAACTTGACACTTGATGTCATTCTGTATAATATTATGATAGATAGGTATGCAAAACTTAGTAATATTAGGGACGCTGTAAAATTATACAAACAAATGGGAGAGAAAGGCATATCTCCTACAATAGTCACTTTTAATTCTCTTATTTATGGATTCTGCAAAAACAGAAAGGTAGATGAGGCTAGAAAGTTGTTGGATACAATAAAGCTGTATGGATTGGAACCAACTGCAGTAACTTATACCACTCTTATGAATGCATATTGTGAGAAGGGTAATATGCAGAATTTGCTTGAGTTGCGATCACAGATGGAAGCAAAAGCTATAGAACCCACTCATGTCACATACACTGTAGTAATCAAAGGACTTTGCAAACGGTGGAGGTTGCAAGAATCTTGCCAACTACTTGAGGAAATGCATGCTAAAGGTCTAACCCCAGATCAAATCACATATAATACTATCATCCAAGCATTTTGCAAGGCCAAAGACATGATAAAAGCATTTCAGTTATTTGATGAGATGCTAATGCATAACCTTGAGCCTACTTCTGCTACATGCAATATTCTCATCAATGGCCTTTGTGTATATGGTGATCTGAAGGATgctgacagtctactggtttctcTTCAGGATCAAAAAATCAATCTGAATAAATTTGCTTACACTACAATGATCAAGGCACATTGTGCCAAGGGTGATCCTAATAGAGCTGCAATATACTTCTGTCAAATGGTGGAAAAGGGGTTTGAAGTTTCTATTAGAGATTATAGTGCTGTGATTAGCAGATTATGCAAGCGATGTTTAATGACTGAAGCCAAGTACTTTTTCTGCTTGATGCTATCTTATGGTGTTTCTCCCGATGAAGAAATTTGTGAAGTAATGCTTAATGCCTTCCACCGAGGTGGCCATCTCAGTTCAGTGTTTGAACTACTGGCAGAGATGATCAAGTTTGGCCTAGTTCGTGATTAG
- the LOC110647648 gene encoding putative pentatricopeptide repeat-containing protein At1g13630 isoform X2 encodes MLSKWRKPLHFPLKSQILASISSFIVFKPSVSTAASLADEPTTSSIAPDSGDSVHVDQIIEYLSVENADSVVGFFHLLRNEFGFRHSRFSKFVVSHVLARKRRLKELRLILDQMLLEEGSGSAPSLCELLLSGFRSWDSSNVVWDMLACAYSRFEMVHDALFVLVKMKDLNLGASIQTYNSLLYNLRHTNIMWDVYNEIKLSGTPQSKYTSSIVVDGLCRQSRFQDAVLFLRHIEGKEFGPSVVSFNTIMSRSSKLGFVDVAKSFFCMMLKRGLLPDAYSYNILIHGLCVDGSMEEALEFTNDMEKHGVQPDIVTYNILAKGFCLLGFMSGAWKIVQNMLIKGLNPDLVTYTILIFGHCEVGNIEEALKLRKEMISRGFQLNIISYTVLLSCLCKSGRVDEALKLFCEMRANGLQPDLISYSILIHGLCKQGEVQQAIQLYGEMCLSGIFPNSLAHRAILMGLCEKGMMSKARLYFDSLVKSNLTLDVILYNIMIDRYAKLSNIRDAVKLYKQMGEKGISPTIVTFNSLIYGFCKNRKVDEARKLLDTIKLYGLEPTAVTYTTLMNAYCEKGNMQNLLELRSQMEAKAIEPTHVTYTVVIKGLCKRWRLQESCQLLEEMHAKGLTPDQITYNTIIQAFCKAKDMIKAFQLFDEMLMHNLEPTSATCNILINGLCVYGDLKDADSLLVSLQDQKINLNKFAYTTMIKAHCAKGDPNRAAIYFCQMVEKGFEVSIRDYSAVISRLCKRCLMTEAKYFFCLMLSYGVSPDEEICEVMLNAFHRGGHLSSVFELLAEMIKFGLVRD; translated from the exons ATGCTTAGCAAGTGGAGAAAACCTCTCCATTTCCCCTTAAAATCGCAAATTCTTGCATCTATTTCTTCTTTTATAGTGTTTAAACCCTCCGTATCCACCGCTGCAAGTCTTGCTGATGAACCGACCACCTCCTCCATTGCCCCTGACTCTGGAGACTCTGTTCAC GTTGATCAAATAATAGAGTATTTGAGTGTTGAAAATGCGGATTCTGTGGTGGGTTTCTTTCATTTGTTGAGGAATGAATTTGGGTTCCGACACTCAAGATTTTCAAAGTTTGTCGTCTCACATGTATTGGCGAGAAAGAGGCGATTAAAAGAATTGCGTTTAATTCTGGACCAAATGCTGCTAGAGGAAG GCTCTGGGTCAGCTCCTTCACTTTGTGAGCTGCTCTTGAGTGGCTTTAGAAGCTGGGATTCAAGTAATGTCGTGTGGGATATGTTGGCCTGTGCTTATTCAAGATTTGAGATGGTTCATGATGCactctttgttcttgtgaagatGAAAGACTTGAATTTGGGAGCTTCAATACAAACTTACAACAGTCTGTTGTACAATCTCAGACACACTAATATCATGTGGGATGTATATAATGAAATCAAACTTAGTGGAACACCTCAGAGTAAGTACACTAGTTCCATTGTTGTAGATGGCCTATGCAGGCAGTCTAGGTTTCAAGATGCAGTTTTGTTCTTGCGGCATATTGAAGGGAAGGAGTTTGGGCCTTCTGTTGTTTCATTCAATACTATCATGTCGAGATCTAGTAAATTGGGTTTTGTAGATGTTGCAAAGTCATTTTTCTGTATGATGCTCAAGCGTGGACTTCTTCCCGATGCATACAGTTATAATATTCTTATTCATGGATTATGTGTAGATGGGTCCATGGAAGAAGCATTGGAGTTCACAAATGATATGGAGAAGCATGGGGTACAGCCTGATATAGTAACTTACAACATTCTTGCCAAAGGGTTTTGTCTCCTTGGTTTTATGAGTGGGGCCTGGAAGATTGTTCAAAATATGTTAATTAAGGGGTTGAATCCAGATCTTGTTACATATACTATACTGATATTTGGGCATTGTGAGGTAGGCAATATTGAGGAAGCATTAAAGTTGCGTAAAGAGATGATTTCACGTGGTTTTCAGTTAAATATCATCTCATACACAGTGTTGCTTAGCTGCTTGTGTAAAAGTGGGCGGGTTGATGAAGCATTGAAATTATTTTGTGAAATGAGAGCTAATGGCTTGCAACCAGATCTTATATCCTATTCAATCCTCATTCATGGCCTGTGCAAGCAAGGAGAAGTTCAACAGGCCATCCAGCTATATGGTGAAATGTGCTTGAGCGGAATCTTTCCAAATTCTCTTGCACACAGAGCTATTCTGATGGGTCTTTGTGAGAAAGGGATGATGTCAAAGGCTAGACTGTATTTTGATTCTCTGGTAAAGAGCAACTTGACACTTGATGTCATTCTGTATAATATTATGATAGATAGGTATGCAAAACTTAGTAATATTAGGGACGCTGTAAAATTATACAAACAAATGGGAGAGAAAGGCATATCTCCTACAATAGTCACTTTTAATTCTCTTATTTATGGATTCTGCAAAAACAGAAAGGTAGATGAGGCTAGAAAGTTGTTGGATACAATAAAGCTGTATGGATTGGAACCAACTGCAGTAACTTATACCACTCTTATGAATGCATATTGTGAGAAGGGTAATATGCAGAATTTGCTTGAGTTGCGATCACAGATGGAAGCAAAAGCTATAGAACCCACTCATGTCACATACACTGTAGTAATCAAAGGACTTTGCAAACGGTGGAGGTTGCAAGAATCTTGCCAACTACTTGAGGAAATGCATGCTAAAGGTCTAACCCCAGATCAAATCACATATAATACTATCATCCAAGCATTTTGCAAGGCCAAAGACATGATAAAAGCATTTCAGTTATTTGATGAGATGCTAATGCATAACCTTGAGCCTACTTCTGCTACATGCAATATTCTCATCAATGGCCTTTGTGTATATGGTGATCTGAAGGATgctgacagtctactggtttctcTTCAGGATCAAAAAATCAATCTGAATAAATTTGCTTACACTACAATGATCAAGGCACATTGTGCCAAGGGTGATCCTAATAGAGCTGCAATATACTTCTGTCAAATGGTGGAAAAGGGGTTTGAAGTTTCTATTAGAGATTATAGTGCTGTGATTAGCAGATTATGCAAGCGATGTTTAATGACTGAAGCCAAGTACTTTTTCTGCTTGATGCTATCTTATGGTGTTTCTCCCGATGAAGAAATTTGTGAAGTAATGCTTAATGCCTTCCACCGAGGTGGCCATCTCAGTTCAGTGTTTGAACTACTGGCAGAGATGATCAAGTTTGGCCTAGTTCGTGATTAG
- the LOC110647648 gene encoding putative pentatricopeptide repeat-containing protein At1g13630 isoform X1: protein MLSKWRKPLHFPLKSQILASISSFIVFKPSVSTAASLADEPTTSSIAPDSGDSVHVILSGLRCLGLRRFVNGCYFKNLISMLNCSQVDQIIEYLSVENADSVVGFFHLLRNEFGFRHSRFSKFVVSHVLARKRRLKELRLILDQMLLEEGSGSAPSLCELLLSGFRSWDSSNVVWDMLACAYSRFEMVHDALFVLVKMKDLNLGASIQTYNSLLYNLRHTNIMWDVYNEIKLSGTPQSKYTSSIVVDGLCRQSRFQDAVLFLRHIEGKEFGPSVVSFNTIMSRSSKLGFVDVAKSFFCMMLKRGLLPDAYSYNILIHGLCVDGSMEEALEFTNDMEKHGVQPDIVTYNILAKGFCLLGFMSGAWKIVQNMLIKGLNPDLVTYTILIFGHCEVGNIEEALKLRKEMISRGFQLNIISYTVLLSCLCKSGRVDEALKLFCEMRANGLQPDLISYSILIHGLCKQGEVQQAIQLYGEMCLSGIFPNSLAHRAILMGLCEKGMMSKARLYFDSLVKSNLTLDVILYNIMIDRYAKLSNIRDAVKLYKQMGEKGISPTIVTFNSLIYGFCKNRKVDEARKLLDTIKLYGLEPTAVTYTTLMNAYCEKGNMQNLLELRSQMEAKAIEPTHVTYTVVIKGLCKRWRLQESCQLLEEMHAKGLTPDQITYNTIIQAFCKAKDMIKAFQLFDEMLMHNLEPTSATCNILINGLCVYGDLKDADSLLVSLQDQKINLNKFAYTTMIKAHCAKGDPNRAAIYFCQMVEKGFEVSIRDYSAVISRLCKRCLMTEAKYFFCLMLSYGVSPDEEICEVMLNAFHRGGHLSSVFELLAEMIKFGLVRD, encoded by the exons ATGCTTAGCAAGTGGAGAAAACCTCTCCATTTCCCCTTAAAATCGCAAATTCTTGCATCTATTTCTTCTTTTATAGTGTTTAAACCCTCCGTATCCACCGCTGCAAGTCTTGCTGATGAACCGACCACCTCCTCCATTGCCCCTGACTCTGGAGACTCTGTTCACGTGATTCTCTCCGGTCTTAGGTGCTTAGGTTTAAGGAGATTTGTCAATGGTTGTTATTTTAAAAACCTGATTTCGATGCTGAATTGTTCTCAGGTTGATCAAATAATAGAGTATTTGAGTGTTGAAAATGCGGATTCTGTGGTGGGTTTCTTTCATTTGTTGAGGAATGAATTTGGGTTCCGACACTCAAGATTTTCAAAGTTTGTCGTCTCACATGTATTGGCGAGAAAGAGGCGATTAAAAGAATTGCGTTTAATTCTGGACCAAATGCTGCTAGAGGAAG GCTCTGGGTCAGCTCCTTCACTTTGTGAGCTGCTCTTGAGTGGCTTTAGAAGCTGGGATTCAAGTAATGTCGTGTGGGATATGTTGGCCTGTGCTTATTCAAGATTTGAGATGGTTCATGATGCactctttgttcttgtgaagatGAAAGACTTGAATTTGGGAGCTTCAATACAAACTTACAACAGTCTGTTGTACAATCTCAGACACACTAATATCATGTGGGATGTATATAATGAAATCAAACTTAGTGGAACACCTCAGAGTAAGTACACTAGTTCCATTGTTGTAGATGGCCTATGCAGGCAGTCTAGGTTTCAAGATGCAGTTTTGTTCTTGCGGCATATTGAAGGGAAGGAGTTTGGGCCTTCTGTTGTTTCATTCAATACTATCATGTCGAGATCTAGTAAATTGGGTTTTGTAGATGTTGCAAAGTCATTTTTCTGTATGATGCTCAAGCGTGGACTTCTTCCCGATGCATACAGTTATAATATTCTTATTCATGGATTATGTGTAGATGGGTCCATGGAAGAAGCATTGGAGTTCACAAATGATATGGAGAAGCATGGGGTACAGCCTGATATAGTAACTTACAACATTCTTGCCAAAGGGTTTTGTCTCCTTGGTTTTATGAGTGGGGCCTGGAAGATTGTTCAAAATATGTTAATTAAGGGGTTGAATCCAGATCTTGTTACATATACTATACTGATATTTGGGCATTGTGAGGTAGGCAATATTGAGGAAGCATTAAAGTTGCGTAAAGAGATGATTTCACGTGGTTTTCAGTTAAATATCATCTCATACACAGTGTTGCTTAGCTGCTTGTGTAAAAGTGGGCGGGTTGATGAAGCATTGAAATTATTTTGTGAAATGAGAGCTAATGGCTTGCAACCAGATCTTATATCCTATTCAATCCTCATTCATGGCCTGTGCAAGCAAGGAGAAGTTCAACAGGCCATCCAGCTATATGGTGAAATGTGCTTGAGCGGAATCTTTCCAAATTCTCTTGCACACAGAGCTATTCTGATGGGTCTTTGTGAGAAAGGGATGATGTCAAAGGCTAGACTGTATTTTGATTCTCTGGTAAAGAGCAACTTGACACTTGATGTCATTCTGTATAATATTATGATAGATAGGTATGCAAAACTTAGTAATATTAGGGACGCTGTAAAATTATACAAACAAATGGGAGAGAAAGGCATATCTCCTACAATAGTCACTTTTAATTCTCTTATTTATGGATTCTGCAAAAACAGAAAGGTAGATGAGGCTAGAAAGTTGTTGGATACAATAAAGCTGTATGGATTGGAACCAACTGCAGTAACTTATACCACTCTTATGAATGCATATTGTGAGAAGGGTAATATGCAGAATTTGCTTGAGTTGCGATCACAGATGGAAGCAAAAGCTATAGAACCCACTCATGTCACATACACTGTAGTAATCAAAGGACTTTGCAAACGGTGGAGGTTGCAAGAATCTTGCCAACTACTTGAGGAAATGCATGCTAAAGGTCTAACCCCAGATCAAATCACATATAATACTATCATCCAAGCATTTTGCAAGGCCAAAGACATGATAAAAGCATTTCAGTTATTTGATGAGATGCTAATGCATAACCTTGAGCCTACTTCTGCTACATGCAATATTCTCATCAATGGCCTTTGTGTATATGGTGATCTGAAGGATgctgacagtctactggtttctcTTCAGGATCAAAAAATCAATCTGAATAAATTTGCTTACACTACAATGATCAAGGCACATTGTGCCAAGGGTGATCCTAATAGAGCTGCAATATACTTCTGTCAAATGGTGGAAAAGGGGTTTGAAGTTTCTATTAGAGATTATAGTGCTGTGATTAGCAGATTATGCAAGCGATGTTTAATGACTGAAGCCAAGTACTTTTTCTGCTTGATGCTATCTTATGGTGTTTCTCCCGATGAAGAAATTTGTGAAGTAATGCTTAATGCCTTCCACCGAGGTGGCCATCTCAGTTCAGTGTTTGAACTACTGGCAGAGATGATCAAGTTTGGCCTAGTTCGTGATTAG